A region from the Mesomycoplasma hyopneumoniae J genome encodes:
- a CDS encoding ATP-binding cassette domain-containing protein, producing the protein MESQNSAIKIKNLIFSYDKKEFLEINNLEIPAKKITTILGPSGSGKSTFLNLLAGFLPSKAAIEYSPEFEHFGYIMQKNNLYEEISVKKNLWISTKNSLKWRKKVWLLSLREFAKIKNLPDFGKNLTNFFIEKSDSFWKKIAQKVNFYIFIIKNVKFYYFYIKFCKKQFEIEIKKILKILEIEDIFEKKAAKISGGQEQRVAFAKSIIKGDNMVLMDEPFSSLDTKIKEATIKLLLKIKDEFKMTIILVTHDQNDAMKISDKIILLNKGKIIQFSVPEELFENPNSLFAAKFIGSPEINFLEKTAEKNFYIRGKYVKILPCITKSNGKILYKKNLAENFFYQIYDIEKNTNLEIVTPIDITDQKVQIEYDQSKILAFDKEGNRVRD; encoded by the coding sequence ATGGAAAGTCAAAACAGTGCGATTAAGATTAAAAATTTAATTTTCTCTTATGATAAAAAAGAGTTTTTAGAAATCAATAATCTTGAGATTCCAGCTAAAAAAATTACTACAATTTTAGGGCCTTCAGGGTCAGGAAAATCGACTTTTTTAAATTTATTAGCGGGATTTTTACCTTCAAAAGCAGCAATTGAATATAGCCCGGAATTTGAACATTTTGGCTATATAATGCAGAAAAACAATCTTTATGAAGAAATAAGTGTTAAAAAAAACCTATGGATTAGTACAAAGAACTCTTTAAAATGAAGGAAAAAAGTCTGATTATTAAGTCTTAGGGAATTTGCCAAAATCAAAAATTTACCTGATTTTGGCAAGAATTTAACAAATTTTTTTATAGAAAAATCAGATTCATTTTGAAAAAAAATTGCACAAAAAGTAAATTTTTATATTTTTATCATAAAAAATGTAAAATTTTATTATTTTTATATTAAATTTTGCAAAAAACAATTTGAAATTGAAATTAAAAAAATTTTAAAAATTCTGGAAATTGAAGATATTTTTGAAAAAAAAGCCGCAAAAATCAGCGGCGGCCAGGAACAAAGGGTCGCTTTTGCCAAGTCAATTATAAAAGGTGATAATATGGTTTTAATGGATGAACCTTTTTCCTCCCTTGATACAAAAATAAAAGAGGCAACTATCAAATTATTACTTAAAATCAAGGATGAATTTAAAATGACAATCATTTTAGTAACTCATGATCAAAATGATGCAATGAAGATTAGTGATAAAATTATCCTTTTAAATAAAGGCAAAATTATTCAATTTTCAGTACCTGAAGAACTTTTTGAAAATCCTAATTCATTATTTGCTGCAAAATTTATCGGCTCTCCCGAGATTAATTTTCTTGAAAAAACCGCGGAAAAAAATTTTTATATAAGAGGAAAATATGTTAAAATTTTGCCATGCATAACTAAATCAAACGGCAAAATTTTATATAAAAAAAATCTTGCTGAAAATTTTTTCTACCAAATTTATGATATTGAAAAAAATACTAATCTTGAAATTGTAACTCCGATTGATATTACTGATCAAAAAGTTCAAATTGAGTATGATCAAAGCAAAATTCTTGCCTTTGATAAAGAGGGTAATCGTGTTCGGGATTAA
- a CDS encoding carbohydrate ABC transporter permease, which produces MIKAKFLPLIKRVIVFGIKKNTIKTVVFNKNTQAILLISPLVIFLLIFSVYPIFQSFFNAFKVENNTNWRLGFSNFSSLFSKSAFRDALKNSTILFFLSSPIALFCGFVIAILLTKLKNKIVRSFLISGFYSQFFISAFAIGIAFSFLFGEKNVFSKILGLNFSFVGDQNRISLIWLYLIFQLWRAIPFNSVLFFFAFSTINAKYEKNFKIDKISLKDKIFNLYFKEISTQFMVIAYTNFVFATMLYPNVITANLNLDLNHGHTLASYILNVRDDLGLQAAASFVSFLYLLAIFSTFLIFRPKIWKIIYKKIKTKIKRKVENALKN; this is translated from the coding sequence ATGATCAAAGCAAAATTCTTGCCTTTGATAAAGAGGGTAATCGTGTTCGGGATTAAAAAAAATACTATAAAAACCGTTGTTTTTAACAAAAATACGCAGGCAATTTTACTAATTAGCCCTCTTGTAATCTTTCTTTTAATTTTTTCTGTCTATCCTATTTTTCAGTCATTTTTTAATGCTTTCAAGGTTGAAAATAATACAAATTGGCGGCTTGGATTTAGTAATTTTTCTAGCCTTTTTTCCAAGTCAGCTTTCAGGGACGCTCTAAAAAACAGCACAATTTTATTTTTTTTAAGTTCGCCAATTGCGCTTTTTTGTGGATTTGTAATCGCAATTTTGCTTACAAAACTTAAAAACAAAATTGTGCGCAGTTTTCTTATTAGCGGATTTTATTCACAATTTTTCATCTCTGCTTTTGCAATTGGAATTGCTTTTAGTTTCCTTTTTGGTGAAAAAAATGTTTTTTCTAAAATTTTAGGCCTTAATTTTTCTTTTGTTGGCGACCAAAATCGTATTAGTTTGATTTGACTTTATCTAATTTTTCAATTATGAAGGGCGATTCCGTTTAATTCAGTTTTGTTTTTTTTCGCTTTTTCAACAATTAATGCAAAATATGAAAAAAATTTCAAAATTGATAAAATTAGCCTAAAAGATAAAATTTTTAACCTTTATTTTAAAGAAATTAGTACCCAATTTATGGTTATCGCCTACACAAACTTTGTTTTTGCAACGATGTTATACCCGAATGTAATAACGGCAAATTTGAACTTGGATCTCAACCACGGGCATACGCTGGCTTCTTATATTTTGAATGTGCGTGATGATTTAGGACTTCAGGCAGCAGCAAGTTTTGTGAGTTTTCTATACCTTTTAGCAATTTTTTCTACTTTTTTAATTTTTCGGCCAAAAATCTGAAAAATAATTTATAAAAAAATAAAAACAAAAATTAAAAGAAAGGTTGAAAATGCACTTAAAAATTAA
- a CDS encoding ABC transporter permease subunit, whose protein sequence is MHLKINFKNSFIQLFLMFLLIFLLMIFLFPLYYLILNASLPDELQDNPNLSLKLDSYLWTNFQNSINENFWKALKTSIFVILLINFIRILLYSLASFGLWMANKKIKLVFISLFIVISFIPEISIYIPLSKILNVNYLVTNAPVFSLITNQFFSFFNFFYLYRSIKKIEKKQFFLAKIDKLSIFAKFKLIIFPKIKISYYLLIIFTTIQAWNDFLWPNYIFSNRSFQTISTWFHYSGQSSLGFLQNIQAAGSLFAILVPLFFYLIFAKFINKATANNIK, encoded by the coding sequence ATGCACTTAAAAATTAATTTTAAAAACTCTTTTATTCAACTTTTTCTTATGTTTTTGTTAATTTTTTTATTAATGATTTTTCTATTTCCGCTATATTATTTAATTTTAAATGCAAGTTTACCTGATGAATTACAGGATAATCCGAATCTTTCATTAAAATTAGATAGCTATTTATGAACTAATTTTCAAAATTCAATTAACGAAAATTTCTGAAAAGCGCTAAAAACTTCAATTTTTGTAATTTTATTAATTAATTTTATTAGAATTTTACTTTATTCACTTGCTAGTTTTGGGCTTTGAATGGCTAATAAAAAAATTAAATTAGTATTTATTAGTCTATTTATTGTAATTTCTTTTATTCCCGAAATTAGCATTTATATCCCGCTATCAAAAATTCTTAATGTCAATTATCTAGTTACAAATGCGCCGGTTTTTTCGTTAATTACTAACCAATTTTTTTCCTTCTTTAACTTTTTTTACCTATATAGATCGATTAAAAAAATAGAGAAAAAACAATTTTTTCTAGCAAAAATTGATAAACTTTCAATTTTTGCAAAGTTTAAATTAATAATTTTCCCAAAAATTAAAATTTCTTATTATTTATTAATTATTTTCACAACAATTCAAGCCTGAAATGATTTTCTCTGGCCAAATTATATTTTTTCAAACCGATCTTTTCAGACAATTTCGACATGATTTCATTATTCTGGCCAATCAAGTTTGGGATTTCTGCAAAATATTCAGGCTGCAGGATCGCTTTTTGCAATCCTAGTACCTTTATTTTTTTATTTAATTTTTGCAAAATTTATAAACAAAGCGACTGCTAATAATATAAAATAA
- a CDS encoding YigZ family protein encodes MKKIITKNATFEFEIKKSKFISLSFLLKHKKNFEFLLNSVKNEHKNATHIVYAVCFSLENCKFSDANEPKGSAGRQIFQILQRKKLINSLIMVIRYLNGGKLGLGLLQNSYKKAAQEVIKLSKIADFTSFYSYKINTKIKNFNFILQLIKKNNCKIIKKQFSETVEIEFECQTKLDKTFGFDFFEIKK; translated from the coding sequence ATGAAAAAAATTATCACAAAAAATGCAACTTTTGAATTCGAAATCAAAAAATCGAAATTTATCTCGCTAAGCTTTCTACTTAAGCATAAGAAAAATTTTGAATTTTTACTTAATTCTGTCAAAAATGAGCATAAAAACGCTACTCATATCGTGTATGCGGTTTGTTTTAGTTTGGAAAATTGTAAATTTAGTGATGCAAATGAACCGAAAGGTTCAGCCGGAAGACAAATTTTCCAGATTTTACAGCGAAAAAAACTAATAAATTCACTAATTATGGTCATACGTTATTTAAATGGTGGCAAATTAGGGCTTGGCCTGCTACAAAATTCCTACAAAAAGGCGGCTCAAGAAGTAATAAAATTAAGTAAAATTGCAGATTTTACCTCCTTTTATAGCTATAAAATTAATACTAAAATTAAAAATTTTAATTTTATTTTACAATTAATCAAGAAAAATAATTGTAAAATAATCAAAAAACAGTTTTCAGAAACAGTTGAAATTGAATTTGAATGCCAAACCAAATTAGATAAAACCTTTGGTTTTGATTTTTTCGAGATAAAAAAATAA
- a CDS encoding ABC transporter ATP-binding protein, with protein MIQIRNVTKKLGTKIILDNISVDIPANKLTFISGQSGVGKTTLLHIIARIAYADSGQISFFDNEQKLIKNPNVDIVFQDFNLIDNISAVDNVKIGTNILGYSFKQDEFVKNANFLNLDSSVFKTKMEDLSGGEKQRISILRSLNRGSEFILFDEPTASLDKENEQIIFEKIKQMSRNHTIVVISHNIEMVKKYADQIIYLDKNGPPITEIIENNSDRELENNEIPPPKVKKISKIFQIKNKLRISPIFVIADISKKITLTILIIIAFLAAIFSISFAFQLNLGTEKVSRQQKYTLALDKNLLEKKSKTTFNLDEINQIEHFESVNSVVPIYSIADLSFYYENRKTGFDSIEQVKINKFFKNRIENDIVNFEGKFIENANEIILSNATAEKLKIKNPIGKTIYLAQGKVTEIAAAKNKMALKIVGINHGIKTSVGKLNTSFNLISFPTFIATETILALENLVIQNNNLQKKLEKQQLFSQISSYYPNENQQNSALVPFKIQLKSTNAQPENLKLITGRIAKKVDEILISTSAVDLNAKYKLKVGDVIESISPLDQKVNLVVVGIFESKISELYYHNQAKEFYNHYQPEQLAAYLVKTEENNGLDGEAKSAKFDLKIIPPSNLIRVITSQSLEIIAIINKVTFAVFIIFVIILIAFILVYAKTISESKQKMIGILKALGGSTLLTLFYHTLNILLISLVVLGLSFLVIFPSMESIHTLVVGNELPPASKYHLSLILLSSWAGLSTVFILIYVLMSLITYKKTTQQLLR; from the coding sequence ATGATTCAAATTCGTAATGTTACAAAAAAACTAGGCACAAAAATAATTCTTGATAATATCAGTGTTGATATTCCAGCTAATAAATTAACATTTATTTCGGGCCAGTCGGGGGTTGGAAAAACAACGCTTTTGCATATTATCGCGAGGATTGCCTATGCTGATAGTGGTCAAATTTCTTTTTTTGATAATGAACAGAAACTAATAAAAAACCCAAATGTTGATATTGTTTTTCAAGATTTTAACCTAATTGATAATATATCGGCAGTTGATAATGTTAAAATCGGCACTAATATTTTAGGTTATAGTTTCAAACAAGATGAATTTGTCAAAAATGCAAATTTTTTAAATTTGGATTCAAGTGTTTTTAAAACTAAAATGGAGGATTTATCCGGTGGTGAAAAACAACGGATTTCAATTCTTCGATCCCTAAATCGTGGATCTGAATTTATCCTATTTGATGAACCAACAGCATCACTTGATAAGGAAAATGAGCAAATTATTTTTGAAAAAATTAAACAAATGTCGAGAAATCATACAATTGTGGTAATTAGCCATAATATTGAAATGGTAAAAAAATATGCTGACCAAATTATTTATTTGGATAAAAATGGTCCACCAATTACTGAAATTATTGAAAATAATTCTGATAGAGAACTTGAAAATAATGAGATTCCACCACCAAAAGTAAAAAAAATTTCAAAAATTTTTCAAATTAAGAATAAACTACGAATTTCTCCAATTTTTGTGATTGCTGATATTAGCAAAAAAATAACCTTAACCATATTAATTATAATTGCATTTTTAGCAGCAATTTTCTCAATTAGTTTTGCTTTTCAGTTAAATCTTGGTACTGAAAAAGTTAGTCGGCAACAAAAATATACCCTCGCACTTGATAAAAATTTATTAGAAAAAAAGTCAAAAACTACCTTTAATTTAGATGAAATTAACCAAATCGAGCATTTTGAGTCAGTAAATTCGGTAGTTCCAATTTATTCGATTGCCGATTTAAGTTTTTACTATGAAAACCGAAAAACAGGTTTTGATTCAATCGAGCAAGTCAAAATTAATAAATTTTTTAAGAACAGAATCGAAAATGATATTGTTAATTTTGAGGGAAAATTTATTGAAAATGCTAATGAAATTATCCTTTCAAATGCAACAGCTGAAAAATTAAAAATCAAAAATCCAATCGGAAAAACAATTTATTTAGCCCAGGGAAAAGTTACAGAAATTGCAGCTGCAAAAAACAAAATGGCCCTAAAAATTGTTGGAATTAATCACGGAATTAAAACCTCGGTAGGCAAACTTAATACAAGCTTTAATCTTATTAGTTTTCCAACTTTTATTGCAACAGAAACAATCTTAGCACTAGAAAATTTAGTAATTCAGAATAACAATTTGCAAAAAAAGCTAGAAAAACAACAACTTTTTTCCCAAATTAGTTCTTATTACCCTAATGAAAATCAGCAGAATTCCGCACTCGTCCCGTTTAAAATTCAGTTAAAAAGTACTAATGCACAACCAGAAAATTTAAAATTAATCACCGGAAGAATAGCAAAAAAAGTCGATGAAATACTAATATCTACAAGCGCGGTTGATTTAAATGCAAAATATAAATTAAAAGTTGGTGATGTAATTGAATCAATTTCACCCCTTGATCAAAAAGTTAATCTTGTTGTTGTTGGGATTTTTGAATCAAAAATCTCGGAACTATACTATCATAATCAAGCCAAAGAATTTTATAACCATTATCAACCAGAACAATTAGCGGCTTATCTTGTCAAAACAGAGGAAAATAACGGGCTTGATGGTGAGGCTAAAAGCGCTAAATTCGACCTAAAAATTATTCCACCCTCAAATTTGATCAGAGTAATAACAAGTCAATCACTTGAAATCATCGCGATTATTAACAAGGTAACTTTTGCTGTTTTTATCATTTTTGTCATCATTTTAATTGCTTTTATTCTTGTTTATGCAAAAACAATTTCTGAATCAAAACAGAAAATGATTGGAATTCTAAAGGCGCTCGGCGGCTCAACCCTGCTTACACTTTTTTATCACACACTTAATATTCTGCTAATTTCGCTTGTTGTTCTTGGTCTTAGTTTTTTAGTGATTTTTCCATCGATGGAATCAATTCATACATTAGTTGTTGGTAATGAATTACCTCCAGCTTCAAAATATCATTTATCACTAATTTTACTTTCATCATGAGCTGGGCTTTCAACTGTTTTTATCCTAATTTATGTTTTAATGTCACTGATAACTTATAAAAAAACAACACAACAATTGCTACGCTAA
- a CDS encoding thioredoxin family protein, giving the protein MPIFDIHSTEDINNKILTSPNVVIVFHQPNCGACILYENTIDEVNKKFDNQNLVIIRMNVRENPNFARENLVQGTPTSLFYKNGKQVRRFEGYVTTEVLEGHLKNSKLIS; this is encoded by the coding sequence ATGCCAATTTTTGACATCCACTCAACTGAGGATATTAACAACAAAATTCTCACATCGCCAAATGTAGTTATCGTTTTCCATCAACCAAATTGTGGCGCATGCATTTTATATGAAAATACAATTGATGAAGTAAATAAGAAATTTGATAACCAAAACTTAGTAATAATTCGGATGAATGTCCGCGAAAATCCTAATTTTGCCCGTGAAAATTTAGTTCAAGGAACCCCGACATCCTTATTTTATAAAAACGGAAAACAAGTTCGCCGTTTTGAGGGTTATGTTACCACAGAAGTTCTTGAAGGTCATTTAAAGAATTCAAAATTAATTAGTTAG
- the proS gene encoding proline--tRNA ligase — MKKPEKITSRTANFAKWYVDVITQADLMNYGPIKGTIYFKPLGYKIWENIVKIVNAYFVKQKIENVYFPLLIPQDFIEKEKKHIEGFAPELLTITKVGGKNLVENIYIRPTSELLFADYFKAEIAKNNILPIKLNQWSQVLRWEKTTNPFLRNTEFLWQEGHTIHASKVEADQFAKKIARFYKYFLENYLAIPVISGQKTEREKFAGAVNTYTVEAMMQNFRALQSATAHFLGQNFAKNFEIFYKNKENKSQIPFQTSWGLSTRLIGAIVMVHSDDNGLIFPPKIAPIQVDILEFFSKKNQEVKIFAKKIAKILKNAKISYKIDDTDQQIGYKINNSEVHGAPIRIEIGPNEVKNNQICLVRRDNHQKFFFNIDLLKEKCRKILEQIQADLFKKAKIRLLENTVFVNSINEFEQAIKNNKFVIAPFSESPEREQEIQEKTGATARCILPKNSFFALPQTGNSIFSGEKTNKFVLFAKSY; from the coding sequence ATGAAAAAACCTGAGAAAATAACATCAAGAACAGCCAATTTTGCAAAATGATATGTAGATGTTATTACTCAGGCAGATTTAATGAATTATGGCCCAATTAAGGGAACAATTTATTTTAAACCTTTAGGTTATAAAATTTGGGAAAATATCGTAAAAATTGTTAATGCTTATTTTGTTAAGCAAAAAATTGAAAATGTTTATTTCCCTCTGTTAATTCCACAGGATTTTATTGAAAAAGAAAAAAAGCACATTGAAGGTTTTGCTCCTGAATTACTAACCATTACCAAAGTTGGGGGTAAAAATTTAGTCGAAAATATTTATATAAGACCAACAAGCGAGCTTCTTTTTGCAGATTATTTTAAGGCAGAAATTGCAAAAAATAACATTTTGCCAATTAAATTAAACCAGTGAAGTCAAGTTTTACGCTGAGAAAAAACTACTAACCCGTTTTTGCGAAATACAGAATTTTTATGACAAGAAGGTCACACAATCCATGCAAGTAAGGTCGAAGCTGACCAATTTGCTAAAAAAATAGCCCGATTTTACAAGTATTTTTTAGAAAATTATTTGGCCATTCCGGTTATTTCAGGCCAAAAAACTGAGCGTGAAAAGTTTGCTGGCGCTGTAAATACTTATACAGTTGAAGCAATGATGCAAAATTTTCGCGCCCTACAATCTGCTACTGCTCACTTTTTAGGTCAAAATTTTGCAAAAAATTTTGAAATTTTCTATAAAAATAAAGAAAATAAAAGTCAAATCCCTTTCCAAACCTCTTGAGGACTTTCAACACGCCTAATCGGGGCAATTGTAATGGTTCATAGCGATGATAACGGACTTATTTTCCCACCTAAAATTGCTCCAATTCAGGTTGATATTCTTGAATTTTTTTCTAAAAAAAATCAAGAAGTTAAAATTTTTGCAAAGAAAATCGCAAAAATTTTAAAAAACGCTAAAATTTCTTATAAAATTGATGACACGGATCAACAAATCGGATACAAAATTAATAATTCAGAGGTTCACGGCGCACCAATTCGGATTGAAATTGGCCCTAATGAGGTCAAAAATAATCAAATTTGCTTAGTTCGACGTGATAACCACCAAAAATTTTTTTTCAATATTGATCTGTTAAAAGAAAAATGCCGTAAAATTCTTGAACAAATTCAAGCTGATTTATTCAAAAAAGCAAAAATTCGACTTCTTGAAAATACAGTTTTTGTAAATTCTATTAATGAATTCGAACAGGCAATAAAAAATAATAAATTTGTAATTGCCCCTTTTAGTGAATCTCCCGAAAGAGAGCAAGAAATTCAGGAAAAAACCGGAGCTACTGCCCGCTGCATCCTTCCCAAAAATTCATTTTTTGCCTTACCACAGACAGGAAATTCAATTTTTAGTGGCGAAAAAACAAATAAATTTGTTTTGTTTGCAAAATCTTACTAA
- a CDS encoding site-specific DNA-methyltransferase: MYIDPPYNTEASKNDGNSIANEKEDIKASKFIYRDKFSRNGWLNLMNERLRLAKDLLKEDGVIFVSIDDNEQAYLKVLMDEIFGEENFVANIVWRKSSIGSHKDIKDIKTVNVVNEYIVTYAKKKTKLRFDYVRHSQEKLDKEYKLKDDNFEQYGYYRLERLAYKGLDYQASLDYELEAPDGTKFRIYQNIKKPQTMCYIWSKELFDYANSLNLVEIKKTQQGNWVAYKKVYQYAKFDARTKQFILVEKGVPFTNMIIANQNNLHLNILTEQGSKEMTSIFKDKMFDYPKPVELVKYLIKMASSKKDIRILDFFAGSGTTAQAVLELNKEDGGRRSFVLVTNNENNIGQNVTYERLYRINKGQGTKGQKDFEWIKKNEAFDTNLNVFWSKTYNTSLLNNDITNQELKDKFKKLLKEFGIHKNKSKVKDSVLKTLSSLRPYKEEN; this comes from the coding sequence ATCTATATCGATCCGCCTTATAATACCGAGGCAAGTAAAAATGATGGGAATTCAATTGCTAATGAAAAAGAAGATATAAAAGCAAGTAAATTTATCTATCGTGATAAATTTTCGCGTAATGGTTGACTAAATTTAATGAATGAACGACTAAGGCTAGCAAAGGATCTTCTAAAAGAAGATGGAGTTATATTTGTTTCAATAGATGACAATGAACAAGCTTATTTAAAAGTTTTAATGGATGAAATTTTTGGGGAAGAAAATTTCGTTGCTAATATCGTTTGAAGGAAATCATCAATTGGTTCTCATAAAGATATAAAAGATATCAAAACTGTCAATGTTGTAAATGAATACATAGTAACCTATGCTAAAAAGAAAACTAAATTAAGATTTGATTATGTAAGACATTCTCAAGAAAAGTTAGACAAAGAATATAAGCTTAAAGATGATAATTTTGAACAATATGGTTATTATAGATTAGAAAGACTAGCATATAAAGGATTGGATTATCAAGCTTCTCTAGATTATGAGTTAGAAGCTCCTGATGGAACTAAATTTAGAATTTATCAAAATATTAAAAAACCACAAACAATGTGTTATATATGATCCAAAGAACTATTTGACTATGCGAATTCTTTAAATTTAGTAGAAATCAAAAAAACTCAACAAGGCAACTGAGTTGCTTATAAAAAAGTTTATCAATATGCTAAATTCGATGCAAGAACTAAACAATTTATCTTAGTTGAAAAAGGCGTTCCTTTTACTAATATGATTATTGCTAATCAAAACAATCTACATTTGAATATTTTGACTGAACAAGGTTCTAAAGAAATGACAAGCATTTTCAAAGATAAAATGTTTGACTATCCAAAACCAGTTGAATTAGTAAAGTATTTAATTAAAATGGCATCTAGCAAAAAAGACATTAGAATCCTTGATTTCTTTGCTGGTTCTGGAACTACTGCACAAGCCGTTTTAGAACTCAACAAAGAAGATGGTGGAAGACGTTCTTTTGTTTTAGTAACTAATAATGAAAATAATATTGGTCAAAACGTGACATATGAAAGACTTTATAGAATTAATAAAGGACAAGGCACAAAAGGTCAAAAAGACTTTGAATGAATCAAGAAAAATGAAGCCTTTGATACAAATTTAAATGTATTTTGATCTAAAACTTACAATACCTCTTTGTTAAATAACGATATAACAAATCAAGAATTAAAAGATAAATTTAAAAAACTATTAAAAGAATTTGGAATCCATAAAAATAAATCAAAAGTTAAAGATTCTGTATTAAAAACTCTTTCTTCTTTAAGACCATATAAAGAAGAAAATTAA
- a CDS encoding site-specific DNA-methyltransferase — protein sequence MNKKKELLKDHLKELEQISKSSLNENQKELIKLNLEILKNNDKISIDDFEQIWRFLKQRVATGFVFDEAPEINNQSIAILEKDEKLSFSSSKMKDNLQNSLIIGENYDVLKNLIGVEREREREDSNFDLIYIDPPYNTQKTSDDGNNLTDDQITADKFIYRDKFSRTGWLNLLNERLKLARQLLKEDGVIFVSIDDNEQAYLKVLMDEIFGEENFVANMVWRKSAQGTHKDVEVDNLNTVNEYIVTYAKDKSKFKFDYVKHSQEKLDEIYKFRDKNFEKYGAYKLQPLVNSWNGAWYRSGQDYELEAPDGTNFKIWQNIDKPQSASYSWSKPTFDKAKNLGLIEFKKNKQDYWVVHKKEYQYAKFDTKEGVLKTVARGVPFTNMIVANQNNLESDIYTSEGARELNSIFNSKEFDYPKPVRLIKYLIKMLSSKKNIRVLDFFAGSGTTGQAVLELNKEDNGTRTFTLVTNNENNIGQNVTYERLYRINKGQGTKGQKDFEWIKKNEAFDTSLNVFWSKTYNTSLLNNDITNQELKDKFKKLLKEFGIYKNKSKVNDSVLKTLSSLRSYKEENEEK from the coding sequence ATGAACAAAAAAAAAGAACTTTTGAAAGATCATTTAAAGGAGTTAGAACAAATTTCTAAATCATCTTTAAATGAAAATCAAAAAGAATTAATTAAATTAAACTTAGAAATTTTAAAAAATAATGACAAAATTTCTATAGATGACTTTGAACAAATTTGAAGATTTTTAAAACAAAGAGTAGCAACTGGTTTTGTTTTTGATGAAGCTCCAGAAATTAATAATCAAAGCATCGCAATACTTGAAAAAGATGAAAAATTATCTTTTTCTTCTTCAAAAATGAAGGATAATTTACAAAATTCTTTAATCATTGGAGAAAATTATGATGTTTTAAAGAACCTTATAGGAGTAGAGAGAGAGAGAGAGAGAGAGGATTCTAACTTCGATTTAATCTACATTGACCCTCCTTATAATACACAAAAGACATCAGATGATGGAAATAATTTAACTGATGATCAAATAACTGCTGACAAGTTTATATATCGGGATAAATTTTCAAGAACTGGTTGACTAAATTTATTAAATGAAAGATTAAAATTAGCAAGACAACTTTTAAAAGAAGATGGAGTTATATTTGTTTCAATAGATGACAATGAACAAGCTTATTTAAAAGTTTTAATGGATGAAATTTTTGGGGAAGAAAATTTTGTTGCGAATATGGTTTGAAGGAAGTCAGCGCAAGGTACACATAAAGATGTTGAAGTTGATAATTTAAACACTGTAAATGAATACATAGTAACATATGCTAAAGATAAATCAAAATTTAAATTTGATTATGTAAAACATTCACAAGAAAAATTGGATGAAATATATAAATTTAGAGATAAAAATTTTGAAAAATATGGTGCATATAAATTGCAACCACTTGTTAATAGTTGAAACGGTGCCTGATACAGATCTGGACAAGATTATGAATTAGAAGCTCCTGATGGTACTAATTTTAAAATATGACAAAATATCGATAAGCCACAAAGTGCATCTTATTCTTGATCTAAACCTACCTTTGATAAAGCTAAAAATTTGGGTTTAATTGAATTCAAGAAAAATAAACAAGATTATTGAGTAGTTCATAAAAAAGAATATCAATATGCTAAATTTGATACAAAAGAAGGTGTTTTAAAAACTGTAGCAAGAGGTGTTCCTTTTACAAATATGATTGTTGCAAATCAAAATAACTTAGAGAGTGATATTTATACATCTGAAGGTGCTAGAGAACTTAATTCCATCTTTAATAGTAAAGAATTCGACTATCCAAAACCAGTTAGATTAATAAAATATTTAATAAAAATGTTATCTAGCAAAAAAAACATTAGAGTCCTCGATTTCTTTGCCGGTTCAGGAACAACGGGACAAGCAGTTTTAGAACTTAACAAAGAAGATAACGGAACTAGAACATTTACATTAGTAACTAATAACGAAAATAATATTGGTCAAAACGTGACATATGAAAGACTTTATAGAATTAATAAAGGACAAGGCACAAAAGGTCAAAAAGACTTTGAATGAATCAAGAAAAATGAAGCCTTTGATACAAGTTTAAATGTATTTTGATCTAAAACTTACAACACATCTTTGTTAAATAACGATATAACAAATCAAGAATTAAAAGATAAATTTAAAAAACTATTAAAAGAATTTGGAATCTATAAAAATAAATCAAAAGTTAATGATTCAGTATTAAAAACTCTTTCTTCTTTAAGATCATATAAAGAAGAAAATGAAGAAAAATAA